Within the Candidatus Binatia bacterium genome, the region CGACCGCAGCGTGACGCAGGCAACCATCGACCATGACGGGCCGATCATCGAGGCGCACAAGCGCGAGGCGACGGTGGCGTACGAGGGAACGCGGGGGTTCCAACCGCTGGTGGCGGTGTGGGCGGAGCAGCAGCTCGTGGTGTCGGACGAGTTCCGGGACGGCAACGTGGCGGGAGGCGACGACCCGTTGAGCTCGGTCAAGCGAGCGTTCGCGAATCTGCCGCCGTGGGTCGTCGAGCGCCGCTTGCGTGCCGACTCGGCAGCTTACTACACGCCGCTGCTCAAATATCTGGTGAGGGAAAAGATCGGCTTCGCGATCAGCGCGGACATGACCAGGGAGCTGCGGGCGTGCTGCAGCGCCGTGGCAAACCAGCGATGGGCTCTGCTCGATACGCGGGAGCGTGAACAGGTCGACCTCGCCGAGGTGGAGTTCACCCCAGGTGACTGGCCGCGCGATGCGTGGCCGCTGCGCTACATCGCGCTGCGGTTCACGCCGCGCCAGCAGGAGCTGTTCGAGAGCAAGGGCGTCACCT harbors:
- a CDS encoding transposase, which encodes DFVGQFHDPKCWETRPPEKRARVAPESEGLRALEAVNRELVERGADRSVTQATIDHDGPIIEAHKREATVAYEGTRGFQPLVAVWAEQQLVVSDEFRDGNVAGGDDPLSSVKRAFANLPPWVVERRLRADSAAYYTPLLKYLVREKIGFAISADMTRELRACCSAVANQRWALLDTREREQVDLAEVEFTPGDWPRDAWPLRYIALRFTPRQQELFESKGVTYHAVVPCHRGDLKRGTLHGIIKQAGLTPDEFITLLRS